From one Flavobacterium kingsejongi genomic stretch:
- a CDS encoding glycoside hydrolase family 30 protein — protein sequence MHKVSLKNTVALSGLVIAMAISGCSSNKKNTQSPELWLTLPDQSIVFQKQSLGGLQPAPGHVQLLADAGTTYQEMDGFGYTLNGGSAKHLQNMSAPARAKLLEELFGNGKDAISISYIRLSVGASDLDEKVFSYNDLPAGETDMKLEKFDLDYDKLYLIPVLKQILKINPKIKILGSPWSPPKWMKTNNDARGGSLKPEYYGVYSQYLIRYIQEMKKQGITIDALTIQNEPLHPGNNPSLLMLANEQADFIKKNLGPDFKKANIKTKIIIYDHNADRPDYPISILNDADAAQYIDGSAFHLYGGSIDAISTVHEAHPDKNLYFTEQWVGAPGDFAKELTWHMENLIIGAPRNWCKTVLEWNLAADENQEPHTDRGGCDRCLGAITITGDAVTRNPAYYIIAHASKFVHPGAIRIASNMPQNLPNVVYKTQKGYTAIVQNTGNTDQNVDVAVGGKKVTVLLKAGAIATLNL from the coding sequence ATGCATAAAGTCAGTCTAAAAAACACAGTAGCACTTTCAGGATTAGTTATCGCAATGGCTATTTCCGGTTGCAGCAGCAACAAAAAAAATACGCAATCCCCAGAATTATGGCTTACCCTACCGGATCAGTCCATTGTATTTCAAAAACAGTCTCTTGGCGGATTGCAACCCGCACCCGGACATGTACAGCTCCTTGCCGACGCTGGGACAACGTACCAGGAGATGGATGGATTTGGTTATACACTTAACGGCGGTAGCGCAAAACACCTTCAGAATATGTCAGCACCAGCCCGTGCGAAACTGTTGGAAGAGCTCTTCGGGAACGGAAAGGATGCAATCAGTATCAGCTATATCCGCCTGAGTGTGGGAGCTTCCGATCTGGATGAGAAAGTATTCTCATACAATGACCTTCCGGCAGGAGAAACGGATATGAAACTGGAAAAGTTTGATTTGGATTATGATAAATTATACCTGATCCCGGTACTGAAACAAATTCTGAAGATCAATCCGAAGATTAAAATCCTGGGCTCACCGTGGTCGCCGCCTAAATGGATGAAAACGAATAATGACGCCCGTGGTGGAAGCCTGAAGCCGGAATATTACGGAGTATATTCCCAATACCTGATCCGTTACATCCAGGAAATGAAAAAACAAGGGATTACCATCGATGCACTGACCATCCAGAATGAGCCTTTGCATCCCGGGAACAATCCAAGTTTGCTGATGTTAGCGAATGAACAGGCTGATTTTATTAAAAAGAATTTAGGGCCTGATTTCAAAAAAGCCAATATCAAAACAAAAATTATCATTTATGACCATAATGCCGATCGCCCGGATTATCCGATTTCGATATTAAACGATGCCGATGCTGCGCAATATATCGATGGTTCTGCTTTCCATTTGTATGGTGGTAGTATTGACGCGATATCCACTGTACACGAAGCACATCCGGATAAAAACCTGTATTTCACAGAGCAATGGGTAGGAGCACCCGGAGATTTCGCCAAAGAACTGACCTGGCATATGGAAAACCTCATTATCGGAGCCCCAAGAAACTGGTGTAAAACGGTATTGGAATGGAACCTTGCAGCTGATGAAAACCAGGAACCACACACTGATCGTGGTGGTTGTGACCGTTGCCTGGGCGCGATTACAATTACTGGAGATGCTGTAACCCGTAACCCTGCCTATTATATTATTGCACATGCTTCGAAGTTTGTACATCCCGGTGCTATCCGAATTGCTTCCAATATGCCGCAAAACCTTCCGAATGTGGTATATAAAACCCAAAAAGGATATACAGCAATAGTACAGAATACAGGAAATACAGATCAGAATGTGGATGTCGCTGTAGGCGGTAAAAAAGTTACCGTTTTACTTAAAGCGGGAGCTATTGCAACATTAAATTTATAG
- a CDS encoding GLPGLI family protein, giving the protein MKFYLLILSLFSFVATAQEKTYNSAITYTMELNFNNLNSYNTVLYFNTEKANFRYSLQQQPSTNLKAEEELELSFSIIDTLEYEIYLDRTKDQLLELTTAALEKKDYYYIVETIPSIDWKITPESKTIGSFECNKAICRFRGRDYTAWFTTEIPGSFGPWKLNGLPGLILEAYDSTREVAFYATAINIPSHTPVRFPNQNLPQISPKMHHDKIDKEITELERKIISKLDRGLKVSVKSVQKSIELKE; this is encoded by the coding sequence ATGAAGTTTTACTTACTGATTTTATCTTTATTTTCTTTTGTAGCTACAGCACAGGAAAAAACATATAACAGCGCCATTACCTACACTATGGAACTAAACTTTAACAACCTGAATTCTTATAATACTGTCTTGTATTTCAATACTGAAAAGGCAAATTTCAGATATTCTTTACAACAACAACCGTCTACTAATTTGAAGGCAGAAGAAGAGCTTGAACTCTCATTTTCTATTATAGATACTTTAGAATATGAAATATATCTTGATAGGACCAAAGACCAACTCTTGGAACTGACTACAGCTGCATTAGAAAAAAAAGACTATTATTATATTGTAGAAACGATTCCCTCAATCGACTGGAAAATAACCCCGGAAAGTAAGACTATTGGAAGTTTTGAATGTAATAAAGCGATATGCCGTTTTAGAGGTCGCGATTATACGGCGTGGTTTACAACTGAAATACCGGGATCCTTCGGTCCCTGGAAATTAAATGGATTGCCCGGACTGATTTTAGAAGCCTATGATTCTACCCGGGAAGTCGCATTTTATGCAACTGCAATCAACATTCCATCTCATACTCCAGTAAGGTTCCCAAATCAAAATTTACCTCAAATTTCGCCAAAAATGCACCATGATAAAATTGACAAAGAAATAACTGAACTGGAACGCAAAATTATATCCAAGCTGGATCGTGGCTTAAAAGTATCAGTCAAATCAGTTCAAAAATCTATTGAGCTAAAAGAGTAA
- a CDS encoding RagB/SusD family nutrient uptake outer membrane protein: MKYRTKYIGVLIAAGLLTISCDDQLDLKPISEETVDNAYVTGNQIEAALVGVYESFQSSDYYVWDQVLYSDVRSDNHYAGGDNPEIFQIDAINIQSNNGRVNKAWASIYNAIMKANLVLEKTPGIELEITEERRAQIIGEAHFLRAYHYFNLVKLYGGVPLVLETIKSADPAAVRVPRNSVDEVYAQIIVDLEAAAADLPDVYLENGQPSLGISKARATRGAANAILAKVYAQKPVPDYNRVIEYANLVINSPAGYTLLPDYTQLFDGSHYNNTESIIEMQFIGGNEGTWGPQMQLPPSVSGDNWRKFVTPSHNLVNAYDSEGDAVRKNCNILFENITFWADEYWNNSIGSSIPFAYKWKNAGGWNSADHVYLIRLADIILLRAEAYNATGQIGLAATDVNQIRNRATLGDLPAAASASQSAMRTAILKERRLELAQEAHRWDDLVRNNVVVETMNNANETNLATGQQVNYNMQEFKILLPIPLEEINRNPTLIQNPGYN, translated from the coding sequence ATGAAATACAGAACAAAATATATTGGCGTACTAATCGCCGCCGGACTTTTGACCATCTCTTGTGATGATCAACTGGATCTGAAACCAATTTCAGAAGAGACCGTTGACAATGCCTATGTAACCGGGAACCAAATTGAAGCCGCACTTGTAGGTGTATATGAATCATTCCAGTCTTCGGATTATTATGTATGGGATCAGGTATTGTACTCAGATGTACGTTCTGACAATCATTATGCCGGAGGAGATAATCCTGAAATTTTCCAGATCGATGCGATAAACATCCAATCCAATAACGGGAGGGTGAATAAAGCCTGGGCCAGTATCTATAATGCGATCATGAAAGCTAACCTGGTATTGGAGAAAACACCGGGTATTGAATTGGAAATTACAGAAGAGCGCCGGGCACAGATTATTGGAGAAGCCCACTTCCTGAGAGCATATCATTATTTTAACCTGGTAAAACTGTACGGTGGCGTACCTTTAGTATTAGAAACCATCAAATCTGCAGATCCTGCAGCAGTTCGTGTGCCAAGAAATTCTGTAGACGAAGTATATGCACAAATCATTGTCGATCTGGAAGCTGCCGCTGCCGATTTACCGGATGTTTATCTTGAGAATGGCCAACCAAGCCTTGGTATTTCCAAAGCAAGGGCTACGAGAGGTGCTGCTAATGCTATATTAGCAAAAGTATATGCACAAAAGCCGGTTCCGGATTATAACCGTGTGATCGAATATGCAAATCTTGTGATCAACAGTCCTGCAGGTTATACCTTACTACCGGATTACACGCAATTATTTGATGGAAGTCATTACAATAATACCGAATCGATAATCGAAATGCAATTTATCGGCGGAAACGAAGGTACTTGGGGACCACAAATGCAGTTGCCACCTTCTGTAAGTGGTGATAACTGGAGAAAATTTGTGACGCCTTCCCATAACCTGGTCAATGCCTATGACAGCGAAGGGGATGCAGTACGTAAAAACTGTAATATCCTTTTTGAAAATATTACTTTTTGGGCTGATGAATATTGGAACAATAGTATTGGAAGTTCAATCCCGTTTGCTTATAAATGGAAAAATGCAGGAGGCTGGAACAGTGCCGATCACGTGTATCTGATCCGTTTGGCTGATATTATATTGTTACGCGCGGAAGCCTATAATGCAACAGGACAAATTGGATTAGCCGCTACTGATGTGAACCAAATTCGTAACAGGGCTACTTTAGGGGATCTTCCGGCAGCTGCATCTGCATCTCAATCGGCTATGCGTACTGCCATCTTGAAAGAAAGAAGATTGGAACTGGCACAGGAAGCCCACCGTTGGGATGACCTGGTGCGGAATAATGTAGTTGTTGAAACCATGAACAATGCTAACGAAACCAATTTGGCAACCGGACAGCAGGTGAATTATAATATGCAGGAGTTTAAAATCCTACTACCAATTCCGTTAGAGGAAATCAATAGAAACCCTACATTAATTCAGAATCCGGGTTACAATTAA
- a CDS encoding TonB-dependent receptor produces the protein MLHCIKSLFFRLILLCTGFSGFAQTTLSGVIKDTVGTPLPAVSVFIKPENSQAIIAFTSTDSKGHYQLTTSKTGNFILNAKALSYKATAFPILLSENETIIKDIILQDAPTTLNEVIIQSEKAITIKKDTIIFNADSFKQGNETVVEDLLKKIPGLTISEDGKIKVGDKEVEKVMVEGDDFFEKGYSLLTKNMSADAIDKVELYQKYSSNRLLKGIENSDKIALNLTLREDKKLQWFGNMSAGYGAVSENRYSLRTNLMSFGKKNKYYFLTNLNNTGEDAIGDIASLIYSGDADAIGNNESTYSLLDISAAQPALKLKRINFNNAELVSLNSIFKLSDKVKMKTIFFLNQDENDYFRNGFESFHLNGTAFTNTESYQLSKKRLTGMGKIDLTYDISKTQLLEYSGKYNSGSEKNRSDLNFNAIYTHENLKTTKTLIDQKIKYTHKINDNEAFLISGRYIGESRPQDYHLNQFFYEGLFPGIPSDNIAQSSENKMQFAGFESHYMNKRNNGSLLELKLGTTYRKDQLFSGLVLNAHNVVVAEPEGYQNATDYISNDLYFTTKYHYKFRNYTFLANADFHQLHNALQTATIQTKQSLFFVNPRLGIEWEINKTNKLLASYSINTSNSGILDVYDQYVLTSFRNFIKGTGSFNQLQSSSLLLNYTLGNWSKNFLGNGYIMYSQNHDFFTTNSIVTPNYSLSDKILVKDRNMLGIGINADRYLKFITSNLKLNMGYNQSNYKNSVNDSGLREVSSVSYNYGAELRSGFRNIYNYHLGANWSVSEIKTNIKNTFTNSMFFMDHNFNFNSKLNLEIKTERYYFGAIDKSNNTYYFMDVEAKYTAKQNKLSFSVSGNNLFNTTTFRNYSVSDISISSTEYRLLPRYVLLKMDFRF, from the coding sequence ATGTTACATTGTATCAAATCATTATTTTTCAGGCTGATTTTGTTGTGCACCGGATTTTCCGGTTTTGCCCAGACTACGCTCTCAGGAGTCATAAAAGATACTGTTGGCACACCGCTTCCAGCAGTCAGTGTATTTATAAAACCCGAAAACAGCCAGGCGATAATTGCTTTTACCAGTACCGATTCCAAAGGGCATTATCAATTAACCACTTCCAAAACCGGGAATTTCATCCTCAACGCCAAAGCGCTTTCCTATAAGGCAACTGCTTTCCCTATACTGTTAAGCGAGAATGAAACTATTATAAAAGACATCATTCTTCAGGATGCACCAACAACGCTCAACGAAGTTATTATTCAGTCTGAAAAAGCAATTACCATTAAAAAAGATACTATCATTTTTAATGCGGATAGTTTCAAGCAGGGGAATGAAACTGTAGTGGAGGATTTGCTAAAAAAAATACCGGGCCTCACGATTTCTGAAGACGGCAAAATAAAAGTGGGCGATAAAGAAGTCGAAAAAGTAATGGTGGAAGGAGATGATTTTTTCGAAAAAGGATATTCTTTACTAACCAAGAACATGAGTGCAGATGCTATTGATAAAGTAGAGCTTTATCAAAAATATTCTTCCAACCGCTTGCTGAAAGGCATTGAAAACAGTGATAAAATAGCACTCAATCTTACCTTGCGCGAAGACAAGAAATTACAATGGTTTGGAAATATGAGTGCGGGGTATGGTGCTGTTTCAGAAAACCGCTATTCGCTGCGAACCAATCTCATGTCTTTTGGTAAAAAAAACAAATACTACTTTCTTACTAACCTCAATAATACGGGTGAAGATGCCATTGGTGACATTGCAAGCCTCATTTATTCCGGAGATGCTGATGCGATCGGAAATAATGAGAGTACCTATTCCCTACTGGATATATCGGCAGCGCAACCCGCCCTAAAATTGAAAAGGATTAACTTCAACAATGCTGAGTTAGTATCCTTAAATTCTATTTTTAAGCTTTCTGACAAGGTTAAAATGAAAACTATATTCTTTTTAAATCAGGATGAAAATGACTATTTCCGGAATGGCTTTGAAAGTTTTCATCTTAACGGTACTGCTTTTACCAATACAGAATCCTATCAGTTGAGTAAAAAAAGGCTTACCGGAATGGGTAAGATTGACCTCACCTATGACATATCGAAAACACAGCTGTTGGAATATAGCGGAAAGTACAATAGTGGTTCCGAAAAAAACCGCAGTGACCTTAATTTCAATGCTATTTATACCCACGAGAACCTAAAAACAACCAAAACACTAATCGACCAAAAGATAAAGTATACCCATAAAATTAACGACAACGAGGCATTCCTTATCTCAGGCCGTTATATCGGAGAATCACGCCCGCAGGACTACCACCTCAATCAATTTTTCTATGAAGGCTTGTTTCCAGGTATACCTTCTGATAACATTGCACAGTCCAGTGAAAATAAAATGCAGTTTGCCGGTTTTGAATCCCACTATATGAATAAGCGTAACAATGGTAGCCTGCTCGAATTAAAGCTGGGCACTACCTACCGTAAAGATCAATTATTCTCCGGCTTGGTACTAAACGCCCACAATGTTGTCGTCGCAGAACCGGAAGGATATCAAAATGCAACCGACTATATTTCCAATGATCTTTACTTTACGACTAAGTACCATTACAAATTCCGTAATTACACGTTTTTAGCCAATGCCGATTTTCACCAACTCCACAACGCGTTACAGACGGCAACAATCCAGACCAAGCAAAGCCTCTTTTTTGTCAATCCCAGGCTGGGAATAGAATGGGAAATTAATAAAACGAATAAACTATTGGCCTCCTACAGTATCAATACCTCTAATTCCGGAATACTGGACGTCTATGACCAATATGTTTTGACCAGCTTCAGGAATTTCATCAAGGGAACCGGAAGTTTCAACCAATTACAATCGTCTTCCCTATTACTAAATTATACATTGGGAAACTGGAGTAAAAACTTCTTAGGTAACGGCTATATAATGTATAGTCAAAACCATGATTTTTTCACTACTAATTCAATAGTCACCCCTAACTATTCCCTTTCCGATAAAATTTTGGTCAAAGACCGTAACATGCTGGGAATCGGAATTAATGCAGATCGTTATTTGAAATTTATCACATCCAACTTAAAGCTCAATATGGGTTACAACCAATCCAATTATAAAAATAGCGTGAATGATTCCGGACTTCGTGAGGTATCCTCTGTAAGTTATAATTATGGTGCTGAACTGCGTTCGGGATTTCGTAACATTTATAATTATCATTTAGGAGCGAACTGGTCTGTGAGTGAGATCAAAACCAATATCAAAAATACCTTTACCAATTCCATGTTTTTTATGGATCATAACTTTAATTTCAACAGTAAACTCAACCTTGAAATCAAAACGGAACGGTATTATTTTGGCGCAATAGATAAAAGCAACAACACCTATTATTTCATGGATGTAGAAGCTAAATATACCGCGAAACAAAACAAACTGAGTTTTTCGGTATCCGGTAACAACCTCTTTAACACCACTACCTTCAGGAATTATAGTGTATCCGATATCAGTATTTCAAGTACGGAATACCGTCTCCTGCCCCGCTATGTCCTGCTGAAAATGGATTTTAGATTTTAA
- a CDS encoding SusC/RagA family TonB-linked outer membrane protein, giving the protein MKLKNYLSLLLLCISTVTFAQTLNIKGTVTDATTKMALPGVSVVIKNTSFGTVTDLDGAFSINAASGEILIISYLGYNSKEVGVGSNSTLSITLTENTQSLDEVVVVGYGTQKKKDVTGAVSIVNSDKFENRSNTQVGSLIQGQAAGVQVVSNSGKPSEGFSIRIRGTNSINASSDPLYVVDGVPTTDTRSLNPADIETISILKDASSAAIYGAQGANGVVLITTKKGKSEKPIFSYDTYVSFTSVWKKLDVLNADQYIDLMQEQGREIPASLYGNNTNWQNEIFKTGFSTNHQISVSGKSNKTSYYLSGGFMQQEGAVRSSEMKRHNFKVNLSQEVSDWLKIGTNIAYTNYSDVDVTDNSNVNAGGVILGVLTTPQNIGVFNPDGKTYASNPFQGWENPVGSTDAAQREYVNQRLLGNLYTEISFIKDLKFRTNIGLDYSNAHNDYFLDPYSTSYGRAMKGIGRYKTYLTNFYIFDNTLTYAKTIGKHKIEALAGTVFQKTKWENSEIERRNFASDQITTPGAGSVIQTATADKREKTNSSYIARLNYDFDGKYLVTANFRADGSSNFGPKEKWGYFPSFSVGWRISQENFMESVEAISDLKLRAGWGIVGNDNVGEYAYLGRVGSGGNYPINGVILPGTYPSTIQNDGLKWEQSEQINVGLDMAFFNNRLTFSADAYVKNTSDVLLQTKLPTSTGFDNALVNVGKLRNKGLEFQLHSVNVKNDFTWETDLNISFNRNEVIDILGEEISDGRVADRDYITSIKAGEPLGLLYGYQWGGVNPTNGNALYIDRNGQATENPTSADRKVIGDANPDFTYGITNTFTYKSFGLNIFLQGSQGNDIFNATRLETEGMIDSKNQSTAVLNRWRQPGDITDIPRTNQVGDGSTNNSRLSTRFLEDGSYLRIKAVTFSYNFPKSVMEKMKISSLSLYATGENLFTITNYSGYDPEVNSYGASNTVRGVDYGTYPQTRNIIFGLRVSL; this is encoded by the coding sequence ATGAAATTAAAAAATTATTTATCGTTACTCTTACTCTGTATTAGTACCGTAACGTTTGCACAGACGTTGAATATTAAAGGTACAGTGACTGATGCCACTACCAAAATGGCACTTCCGGGAGTGAGTGTCGTAATCAAGAACACTTCTTTTGGTACTGTTACCGATTTGGATGGTGCTTTTTCCATTAATGCGGCATCAGGAGAGATCCTGATTATTTCTTATCTTGGATACAATTCGAAGGAAGTTGGCGTAGGGTCAAATAGTACCCTGTCAATTACCCTTACTGAAAACACGCAATCACTGGATGAAGTAGTAGTGGTAGGATATGGAACGCAGAAGAAGAAAGATGTAACAGGAGCTGTTTCGATAGTGAATTCAGATAAATTTGAAAACCGCTCCAATACACAGGTGGGAAGCCTTATCCAAGGGCAAGCTGCTGGAGTACAGGTGGTGTCCAATTCCGGAAAACCATCAGAGGGTTTTAGTATTCGGATCAGGGGAACAAACTCGATAAATGCGAGTAGTGATCCTTTGTATGTAGTGGATGGAGTTCCTACAACCGATACCCGATCATTGAATCCTGCAGATATCGAAACAATCTCGATTTTGAAGGATGCTTCTTCTGCTGCCATTTATGGTGCACAGGGAGCGAACGGGGTAGTTCTGATTACGACTAAGAAAGGGAAATCTGAAAAACCAATCTTTTCTTACGATACCTATGTTTCTTTTACTTCCGTTTGGAAAAAACTGGATGTATTGAATGCCGATCAATATATTGATCTGATGCAGGAACAAGGAAGAGAGATTCCGGCATCCCTTTATGGAAATAATACGAACTGGCAGAATGAAATCTTTAAAACAGGATTTTCTACCAACCACCAGATTTCCGTTTCCGGAAAAAGCAATAAAACGTCCTATTACCTATCCGGTGGCTTTATGCAACAGGAAGGTGCGGTAAGAAGCTCTGAAATGAAACGCCATAACTTTAAGGTAAACCTGTCTCAGGAAGTATCAGATTGGTTGAAAATAGGGACTAACATAGCGTATACAAATTATTCCGATGTTGATGTAACGGATAACTCTAACGTAAATGCGGGTGGAGTAATCCTTGGGGTATTAACTACGCCACAAAATATTGGTGTTTTTAATCCGGATGGGAAAACCTATGCCAGTAACCCGTTTCAGGGATGGGAGAATCCTGTAGGAAGTACGGATGCTGCACAAAGAGAATATGTAAACCAACGTTTATTGGGTAATTTATATACTGAAATCAGTTTTATCAAAGACCTGAAATTCAGAACCAATATTGGTTTGGATTATAGCAATGCACATAACGATTATTTCTTAGATCCCTATTCCACCAGTTATGGTAGGGCAATGAAAGGGATTGGAAGGTACAAAACCTACCTGACGAATTTCTATATTTTTGATAACACACTGACGTATGCTAAAACAATTGGCAAACATAAAATTGAGGCATTGGCCGGTACAGTATTCCAGAAAACGAAATGGGAGAACAGCGAAATCGAACGTCGTAATTTTGCCAGTGACCAAATCACTACTCCAGGTGCAGGATCGGTAATCCAAACAGCTACTGCTGATAAAAGAGAAAAAACAAACTCTTCTTATATTGCCCGTTTGAATTATGATTTTGATGGTAAATATTTAGTAACTGCCAATTTCAGGGCAGATGGATCCAGTAACTTCGGACCGAAAGAAAAATGGGGTTACTTTCCTTCCTTTTCTGTGGGTTGGAGAATTTCACAGGAAAACTTTATGGAAAGTGTTGAGGCAATTTCAGACCTGAAATTAAGAGCAGGCTGGGGTATCGTTGGTAATGATAACGTAGGGGAATATGCGTATCTTGGTAGAGTAGGAAGTGGTGGTAATTACCCTATTAATGGGGTAATCCTTCCAGGAACGTATCCTTCTACCATACAAAATGATGGTTTGAAATGGGAACAATCTGAACAAATTAATGTTGGTTTGGATATGGCTTTCTTTAACAATCGACTGACTTTTAGTGCTGATGCCTATGTAAAAAATACGAGTGATGTACTATTGCAAACGAAATTACCAACTTCTACAGGATTTGATAACGCTTTGGTTAACGTAGGAAAACTGCGTAACAAAGGATTGGAGTTCCAGTTGCACTCCGTTAACGTTAAAAATGATTTTACCTGGGAAACGGATCTGAACATCTCGTTTAACCGAAATGAAGTAATTGACATTTTAGGAGAAGAAATTTCAGACGGAAGGGTTGCAGACCGTGATTATATTACCTCTATTAAGGCAGGAGAACCTTTAGGTTTATTATACGGTTACCAATGGGGAGGCGTAAATCCTACCAACGGTAATGCTTTGTACATCGACAGAAATGGGCAGGCAACAGAAAACCCAACCAGTGCAGACCGCAAAGTGATTGGAGATGCCAATCCTGATTTCACCTATGGAATTACCAATACCTTTACCTATAAATCTTTTGGATTAAATATTTTCCTACAAGGATCACAAGGGAATGATATTTTTAATGCAACACGTCTGGAAACAGAAGGTATGATTGATTCGAAAAATCAAAGTACTGCGGTATTGAACCGATGGAGACAGCCGGGTGATATTACCGATATCCCAAGAACAAATCAGGTAGGTGATGGAAGCACCAATAATTCAAGATTATCCACACGATTTTTGGAAGACGGGTCGTACCTGCGTATAAAAGCGGTTACATTCAGTTATAACTTCCCGAAAAGTGTTATGGAAAAAATGAAAATCAGCAGCCTGAGCCTTTATGCTACCGGAGAAAACTTGTTTACAATTACCAATTATTCCGGATATGATCCTGAGGTTAACAGTTATGGCGCCAGTAATACCGTAAGAGGTGTTGATTATGGAACCTATCCTCAAACCAGAAATATCATTTTTGGATTACGCGTATCACTATAA